A single Nomia melanderi isolate GNS246 chromosome 13, iyNomMela1, whole genome shotgun sequence DNA region contains:
- the Noc3 gene encoding nucleolar complex protein 3, whose translation MAKKLKISAIKRSNQKRTKLMKQGKLRTRRHRAKKQVQKVVQSHPESVEEEESDHGEDLLNMVEEDDLQFLEKAISNKSYNLLKHIHLDETDSSKDKKRKSKGTVEELYENNVSKIIEEKGNKKVRLLLPTKTQNGMIEKRVMEVNDEDNESGFGEEENENENEKENGHGHESENEDEDEDENENKQPVSMIELLACRKEALTSKRLKIGLLASSLLETPENKSDNFKLLLEFMEESDPEVYISVRKLATVSLLEVFKDILPSYHILQIQQEGIKLKKDTLALQKYEATLLRYYKHYLQKLEKMSGVLRKKKGDTRIIKEQELELGKLGITCMCDLLTTHPYFNYSVNVANFLIPFLDNKHEYVRQEVAKCISQIFKEDKRAELSLTIVRRLNQYVKAKAHSVHSEVMSVLLCLRIKDINLDKEKEEESKQKKLMSHKQRILALSKRERKKNKKLEQVEKELLETKAEENKQSKQKLLTEITSIVFTMYFRILKQAPNSKILSVCLEGLAKFAHCINLDFYQDLVTAIDKLMDEGNLRLRDQLHCIQCVFTILSGQGLSLNIDPYRFYVHLYKNLISIHCGKTHPESEILIKILVQVLIHRRKRITPNRLIAFLKRMAVMTLQSQHNTALSILGVVKQSMQLGKTANVLLDTDCSTGDGFYQPELEEPECCNAHCTALWELAALQRHYHSAVQKIAKNIAWSVPPTGEGSLPVEIAKLTPEELYSEYDPTGVVFKPAVPAPKKTTTKKIITHHFVNNKFRDYVNSINNIELFADGYVDFYNEYSS comes from the exons atgGCG AAGAAACTTAAAATTAGTGCAATTAAAAGAAGCAATCAGAAAAGGACCAAACTTATGAAACAAGGGAAACTTAGAACAAGGCGGCATAGAGCTAAGAAACAAGTTCAGAAAGTAGTGCAATCGCATCCAGAATCagttgaagaagaagaaagtgaTCATGGGGAAGATCTATTGAATATGGTCGAAGAAGATGATTTACAGTTTCTGGAGAAAGCTATTTCTAATAAAtcctataatttattgaaacatatACATTTAGATGA AACAGACAGTAGtaaagataaaaaaagaaaaagtaaggGAACAGTAGaggaactatatgaaaataatgtttcaaaaataattgaagaaaaagGCAACAAGAAGGTTCGTCTGTTACTTCCTACAAAAACTCAAAATGGGATGATAGAGAAAAGAGTAATGGAAGTTAATGATGAAGACAATGAAAGTGGGTTTggtgaagaagaaaatgaaaatgaaaatgaaaaggaaaatggTCATGGACATGAAAGTgaaaatgaagatgaagatgaagatgaaaatgaaaataaacagcCAGTGTCTATGATTGAACTTTTAGCATGCCGTAAAGAAGCACTAACATCAAAACGTTTGAAGATTGGTTTACTTGCTAGCAGTCTTTTAGAAACACCAGAAAACAAGTCTGATAATTTTAAACTATTGTTAGAGTTTATGGAAGAAAGTGATCCAGAAGTATATATTTCTGTTAGGAAATTAGCTACAGTCTCTTTGTTAGAAGTTTTTAAGGACATATTGCCATCTTATCACATACTGCAAATTCAACAAGAAGGCATAAAAT tGAAGAAAGATACATTAGCACTACAAAAGTATGAAGCTACTTTATTaagatattataaacattatttacaaaagttGGAAAAGATGTCTGGAGTACTGAGAAAAAAGAAGGGAGATACACGGATAATAAAAGAACAGGAATTGGAATTAGGAAAACTTGGAATAACATGTATGTGTGATCTCTTAACAACTCATCCTTACTTTAATTATTCTGTTAATGTAGCAAACTTTTTAATACCATTCCTtgataataaacatgaatatgtAAGACAAGAAGTGGCCAAATGCATTTCCCAAATATTCAAAGAAGATAAACGAGCTGAATTATCCCTTACA ATAGTACGTAGACTGAATCAGTATGTAAAAGCAAAAGCTCATTCTGTTCATTCTGAAGTTATGTCTGTACTTTTATGTCTTcgtataaaagatataaatttggataaagagaaagaagaggaaagCAAACAAAAGAAACTCATGTCTCACAAGCAAAGAATTTTGGCTTTAAGtaaacgagaaagaaagaagaataaaaaactCGAGCAAGTAGAAAAAGAATTACTTGAAACCAAAGCAGAAGAGAACAAACAATCTAAACAGAAGCTTCTCACTGAAATCACCAGCATAGTGTTCACTATGTACTTTAGAATTTTGAAACAAGCTCCAAATAGCAAAATTTTATCTGTCTGTTTGGAAGGCCTTGCAAA gtTTGCACATTGCATAAATTTAGACTTTTATCAGGATTTGGTAACTGCCATAGATAAGTTGATGGATGAAGGAAATTTGAGACTAAGAGATCAATTGCATTGCATTCAATGTGTATTCACGATATTATCAGGTCAAGGGTTATCATTAAACATTGATCCTTacag GTTTTATGtgcatctatataaaaatttaataagtatCCACTGTGGCAAGACTCACCCAGAGTCCGAgattctcattaaaattttagtacAAGTTCTAATtcacagaagaaaaagaattacgCCAAATCGTTTGATAGCATTTCTCAAAAGAATGGCTGTTATGACTTTACAATCTCAGCATAATACAGCACTCAGTATTCTCGGTGTAGTGAAACAAAGTATGCAACTTGGAAAAACAGCAAACGTTTTACTGGATACAGATTGCAGTACCGGAGATGGCTTCTATCAGCCAGAATTAGAAGAACCTGAATGTTGTAATGCGCATTGTACCGCATTATGGGAACTTGCAGCTTTGCAA CGGCATTATCATAGTGCTGTACAAAAAATAGCAAAAAACATAGCTTGGAGTGTACCACCAACCGGAGAAGGTAGTTTGCCCGTTGAAATTGCAAAATT aacaCCGGAAGAACTGTACAGCGAATATGATCCTACTGGTGTCGTATTCAAACCAGCTGTACCAGCTCCCAAAAAGACAACTACCAAGAAGATAATAACGCATCACTTCGTTAATAACAAATTCAGGGATTAtgttaatagtataaataaCATCGAATTATTTGCAGATGGATACGTAGATTTTTATAATGAGTATAGCAGTTAA